One stretch of Ipomoea triloba cultivar NCNSP0323 chromosome 8, ASM357664v1 DNA includes these proteins:
- the LOC116027498 gene encoding uncharacterized protein LOC116027498, with amino-acid sequence MVLSLSPAPNLLCHYPNGGDGRILSLLSLRNSHHLRFSKRLNLCTKAFSAPVQCNLKPAARVLKPGDIFRQLAASTVLLLTLGFTLHSFSASARAAVAPPVASSEAHTQDSKPQENDEGRQTKKVVEFDDEELQAEFEKWKSKTYALTVPLRIVSFNNSFPPVWIKDFIRSQGKRAQVRPEFRRSLQDIFRELSTAFEKGVLNPKSAAAADVIALGDAWLSFAIKNGLIEPMQGAEDQDWFNGLSDKWKVYLRRSSEGKLDSQGRIWSAPFRWGSIVIAYKKREFRKRNLAPIKDWDDLWRPELAGKISMVDSPREIVGAVLKYMGASYNTKDFDSEVTGGRNAVQQNLASLVKQVRLFDSQNYLKAFGVEDVWIAVGWSTDILPAAKRMSNIAVIVPKSGASLWADFWAIPAATRIASEQTGGRVRGPSPLLHQWIEFCLQAERESPFKDEVIPGATPYALKAPIQVSEDRERGKPKLETNLVAGVPPPDILTKCEFLEPLSDKAVSDYQWLISSIQKPNPSLTKRLQQYILSVLQTFSPKVQSKVV; translated from the exons ATGGTACTCTCACTCTCACCGGCGCCCAATCTACTCTGCCATTATCCAAACGGCGGTGATGGCCGAATTCTCAGTCTGCTCTCCCTCCGCAATTCCCACCATCTGCGTTTCAGCAAAAGATTAAATCTCTGCACTAAGGCTTTCAGCGCTCCAGTTCAATGCAACTTGAAACCAGCGGCAAGGGTGCTGAAACCCGGCGACATTTTCCGGCAACTCGCCGCTTCTACTGTCCTTTTACTCACTCTTGGTTTCACCCTTCACTCCTTCTCGGCCTCCGCTCGCGCCGCCGTTGCTCCCCCTGTCGCTTCATCCGAGGCTCATACTCAGGACTCTAAACCCCAAG AGAATGATGAAGGGAGGCAAACAAAAAAAGTTGTTGAATTTGATGATGAAGAACTCCAAGCAGAATTCGAGAAATGGAAGTCGAAGACATATGCTTTAACGGTTCCTCTAAGAATTGTTTCCTTCAACAACTCATTTCCTCCCGTATGGATCAAG GATTTTATACGTTCTCAAGGAAAGAGAGCGCAAGTACGCCCTGAGTTTCGCCGTAGCCTTCAGGATATCTTTCGTGAGCTTTCTACAGCATTTGAGAAAGGAGTTCTCAATCCAAAATCTGCTGCAGCGGCCGATGTTATTGCTCTTGGTGATGCGTGGCTTAGTTTTGCCATTAAGAATGGCTTGATCGAGCCAATGCAAGGGGCAGAAGACCAAGATTGGTTTAATGgattaagtgacaaatggaag GTATATTTGCGCAGGAGTTCTGAAGGGAAACTCGATTCTCAAGGGAGGATATGGTCCGCGCCCTTCCGATGGGGAAGCATTGTGATAGCTTATAAGAAAAGAGAATTCCGTAAGCGTAACTTGGCTCCTATTAAG GACTGGGATGATTTATGGCGGCCTGAGCTCGCAGGAAAGATTTCAATGGTCGATTCACCGAGAGAAATTGTTGGTGCAGTTTTGAAGTATATGGGGGCATCATATAACACGAAAGATTTTGACTCTGAAGTTACTGGTGGGCGAAATGCCGTGCAGCAGAATCTTGCATCGCTAGTTAAACAG GTTCGGCTATTTGACAGTCAAAACTATCTTAAAGCCTTTGGAGTTGAAGATGTATGGATAGCCGTTGGATGGAGTACCGACATTCTTCCTGCTGCAAAACGTATGTCGAACATTGCAGTAATTGTTCCAAAATCCGGTGCAAGTCTATGGGCAGATTTTTGG GCGATACCGGCTGCCACAAGAATTGCATCTGAACAAACCGGGGGGAGAGTGAGAGGGCCTTCACCGCTACTGCATCAGTGGATAGAATTCTGTCTGCAAGCTGAAAGAGAATCACCGTTCAAGGACGAGGTCATCCCGGGAGCAACTCCATACGCGCTCAAAGCCCCAATACAAGTCTCTGAAGATCGTGAACGAGGCAAGCCTAAGCTCGAAACGAACCTCGTAGCTGGTGTCCCTCCCCCCGATATCCTGACAAAATGTGAATTTCTGGAGCCATTGTCGGACAAGGCAGTGTCTGATTATCAATGGTTAATAAGTAGCATACAGAAACCTAACCCCAGCCTGACCAAAAGGCTACAGCAGTATATATTGTCTGTTTTACAAACATTTTCACCTAAAGTGCAGTCAAAGGTTGTCTGA